A stretch of the Nitratireductor thuwali genome encodes the following:
- a CDS encoding TRAP transporter large permease produces the protein MVAVGLFTTFVLLLAIRVPITAAIGVAVAGALIASGFAGNLWIVPMKVLEAASNSSLLAIPFFVLAGNLMNAVGMTERIFNFASALVGHFRAGLAQVNVLASVMLAGGTGAAVADIAGLGAVEIKAMRERGYKPAFAAAITTVSAIVAPFIPPSVPLVVYSFLANVSVARMFLAGIVPAFLIAGALMVFNRFLATRQDFPREPRASLGEIWRHALTGAAALMAPAIIMVGILTGTTTASEAGVLACAYILLLGCLFRTLTWEALVRATTETMLITSMIMIIIGFANSMGWLLAIEQVPQSLAATIPNLVDSAFFFLLVTMLGMLIIGCFIDGVTIKLLLVPILLPLVDSYGIDRVHFGIVLQMSIILGIATPPLGIGLYIVSRIAGVPVEDVVRSVIPYFLPLTIVLVLLAAFPQISLWLPHLFMGPQ, from the coding sequence ATGGTGGCGGTTGGCCTGTTCACAACCTTCGTGCTGCTGCTTGCCATCCGGGTGCCGATCACGGCGGCCATCGGCGTGGCGGTCGCCGGCGCCCTCATCGCCTCGGGCTTCGCCGGCAATTTGTGGATCGTTCCCATGAAGGTGCTGGAGGCCGCGAGCAATTCCTCGCTGCTTGCCATTCCCTTCTTCGTGCTTGCCGGCAACCTGATGAATGCCGTGGGCATGACCGAGCGGATCTTCAACTTCGCCAGTGCCCTGGTGGGCCACTTCCGGGCCGGCCTGGCGCAGGTCAACGTACTTGCCTCGGTGATGCTGGCCGGCGGCACGGGCGCAGCCGTGGCCGACATCGCCGGCCTTGGGGCCGTGGAAATCAAGGCCATGCGCGAACGCGGCTACAAGCCCGCCTTTGCCGCTGCCATCACCACCGTTTCGGCCATCGTGGCGCCCTTCATCCCGCCTTCCGTGCCCCTCGTCGTCTACTCGTTCCTCGCCAATGTATCGGTGGCGCGGATGTTCCTGGCGGGCATCGTTCCTGCCTTCCTGATCGCCGGGGCGTTGATGGTCTTCAACCGTTTCCTGGCGACCCGCCAGGACTTCCCGCGCGAACCGCGCGCCTCGCTGGGCGAAATCTGGAGGCACGCGCTGACCGGCGCGGCGGCGTTGATGGCCCCGGCCATCATCATGGTCGGCATCCTGACGGGCACGACCACCGCCTCGGAGGCCGGCGTTCTGGCCTGCGCCTATATCCTGCTTCTCGGCTGCCTGTTCAGGACGCTGACTTGGGAAGCACTGGTCAGGGCGACGACCGAGACCATGCTGATCACCTCGATGATCATGATCATCATCGGCTTCGCAAACAGCATGGGCTGGCTTCTGGCCATCGAGCAGGTGCCGCAGAGCCTGGCGGCCACCATCCCCAATCTGGTGGACAGTGCCTTCTTCTTCCTGCTGGTGACGATGCTCGGCATGCTCATCATAGGCTGCTTCATCGACGGCGTGACCATCAAGCTGCTGCTCGTGCCCATCCTGCTGCCGCTGGTCGACTCCTACGGCATCGACCGAGTTCATTTCGGCATAGTGCTACAGATGTCGATCATCCTCGGCATCGCCACTCCGCCGCTTGGCATCGGGCTCTATATCGTCTCGCGCATAGCCGGCGTGCCGGTAGAAGACGTGGTGCGCTCAGTGATCCCATATTTCCTGCCGCTGACGATCGTCCTCGTCCTGCTCGCCGCCTTCCCGCAGATCAGCCTCTGGCTGCCACATCTCTTCATGGGCCCGCAGTAG
- a CDS encoding TRAP transporter small permease — translation MIVRALDAGLGVCERVFLIAANGLLLVMLAINLANILSRLFLDLGIIWVFPWTEVLFVWMIFLGFFVIYRRGQDISLDILVRQFGPRVRAVLRILVGCIVIGLLLLILYQAPILVPRQVGRIDLVGIQRYWLSVPFFISCALIVLQFVLDIIVSTRALARPVEEA, via the coding sequence ATGATCGTAAGGGCGCTGGATGCCGGACTCGGCGTCTGCGAGCGGGTCTTCCTGATCGCAGCAAACGGCCTGCTCCTGGTGATGTTGGCGATCAATCTCGCCAACATCCTTTCCAGGCTGTTTCTGGACCTCGGCATCATCTGGGTCTTCCCCTGGACCGAGGTGCTGTTCGTCTGGATGATCTTCCTCGGCTTCTTCGTGATCTACCGCCGGGGCCAGGACATCTCCCTGGACATCCTCGTCCGCCAGTTCGGACCACGGGTGCGCGCCGTGCTGCGCATTCTGGTGGGCTGCATCGTGATCGGCCTGCTGCTGCTCATCCTTTACCAGGCGCCGATCCTGGTGCCCCGGCAGGTGGGACGGATCGACCTTGTGGGCATCCAGCGCTATTGGCTCTCCGTCCCCTTCTTCATCTCATGCGCGCTTATCGTGCTGCAGTTCGTGCTCGACATCATCGTCAGCACACGCGCGCTCGCCAGACCCGTGGAGGAAGCGTGA
- a CDS encoding TRAP transporter substrate-binding protein translates to MNRMKWTTLAVVAALASGFSFQATAETWRMAHKMPADSVEGVIFQAVADRIAEKTNGKVTVQVFPNEQLGKDDAILEQLQMGTVHIYPEGSSYLQKWVPEMQFVSAPFLFDDREHWSRFMASDLVEGWHEQIETEAGITVIGDSTAMVRGPYRVMVSKKPVESLDDINGLRLRLHPDELAAAAWRHLGAEVRTLGWTEVYESLGRGIVEAVNSPIALVEPMRFYEVAPYVIRHDEYPQGLAFMANAAAWNGLDEETRAQILEAYDEVAAESEADTMKIANESIERMKAEGVTFSKVDTSPFVARMMELYEEMDSRGELPQGFLKAVAETRQTDG, encoded by the coding sequence ATGAACAGGATGAAATGGACAACGCTCGCCGTGGTCGCGGCGCTCGCATCGGGCTTCAGCTTCCAGGCCACGGCCGAGACCTGGCGCATGGCGCACAAGATGCCGGCGGACTCGGTGGAAGGCGTCATCTTCCAGGCTGTCGCGGACCGTATTGCGGAGAAGACGAACGGAAAGGTGACGGTCCAGGTCTTCCCCAACGAACAGCTCGGCAAGGACGACGCCATCCTGGAGCAACTCCAGATGGGAACGGTGCACATCTATCCCGAAGGATCGTCCTATCTGCAGAAGTGGGTGCCCGAGATGCAGTTCGTGAGCGCGCCCTTCCTGTTCGACGACCGCGAGCATTGGTCGCGCTTCATGGCCTCCGATCTCGTGGAGGGTTGGCACGAGCAGATCGAGACGGAAGCCGGCATTACGGTGATCGGCGATTCGACCGCCATGGTGCGCGGACCATATCGGGTCATGGTGTCGAAGAAGCCGGTGGAATCACTCGACGACATCAATGGCCTCCGGCTTCGCCTGCATCCGGACGAGCTCGCCGCGGCGGCATGGCGCCATCTCGGCGCCGAAGTGCGCACGCTCGGCTGGACCGAGGTCTATGAATCGCTGGGGCGCGGCATCGTCGAGGCCGTCAACAGCCCGATAGCGCTCGTGGAGCCAATGCGCTTCTACGAAGTCGCCCCCTACGTCATCCGGCACGACGAATATCCGCAGGGCCTGGCCTTCATGGCCAACGCGGCTGCCTGGAACGGTCTTGACGAGGAGACGCGCGCGCAGATTTTGGAGGCTTACGACGAAGTGGCCGCCGAATCGGAGGCGGACACGATGAAGATCGCCAACGAATCCATCGAACGCATGAAGGCGGAAGGCGTAACGTTCTCCAAAGTCGATACGTCTCCCTTCGTCGCGCGCATGATGGAGCTCTATGAGGAGATGGACAGCCGTGGCGAACTGCCGCAAGGTTTTCTGAAGGCTGTCGCCGAAACGCGCCAGACCGACGGATGA
- a CDS encoding RraA family protein — protein sequence MFQINPLPPQISRSTIERLQLVETATVGHFLHTQFADSRLRAVLPEKRIAGTAVTLRIPGADSTLLHHVLALVRPGDFLVIDRGGDTKHACWGGVVTNAAKLAGVVGAVIDGPATDFGEIRRCDMPVWCAGPAPITTKLLGLEGAFNVPVSVGGQAVEPGDAVLADESGVLFLKPDQCLAVAERAIAMQEREITVLERLRNGEKLPDITGASEKVAAAMGAVAAE from the coding sequence ATGTTCCAGATCAACCCTTTGCCGCCGCAGATTTCGCGCTCCACGATCGAGCGCCTGCAACTCGTGGAGACAGCGACTGTCGGACACTTCCTGCACACGCAGTTCGCCGACAGCCGCTTGCGCGCCGTGTTGCCGGAAAAGCGCATCGCCGGTACTGCGGTGACCTTGCGCATACCCGGCGCGGACTCAACTCTGCTGCATCACGTTCTGGCGCTTGTCCGACCGGGCGACTTTCTGGTCATCGACCGGGGCGGCGACACCAAGCACGCCTGCTGGGGCGGTGTGGTTACCAACGCGGCGAAGCTCGCCGGCGTCGTGGGTGCGGTGATCGACGGTCCAGCGACGGATTTCGGAGAAATTCGGCGTTGCGACATGCCGGTCTGGTGCGCCGGTCCAGCACCGATCACGACCAAGTTGCTCGGCTTGGAAGGAGCTTTCAACGTTCCCGTATCGGTCGGCGGCCAGGCTGTGGAGCCGGGAGACGCGGTGCTGGCCGATGAGAGCGGCGTTCTGTTCCTGAAGCCGGACCAGTGCCTTGCCGTGGCCGAGCGCGCCATCGCCATGCAGGAACGGGAGATCACGGTTCTGGAAAGGCTGCGCAACGGAGAGAAGCTTCCCGACATCACCGGCGCGAGCGAGAAAGTCGCCGCCGCCATGGGGGCAGTCGCGGCGGAATAG
- a CDS encoding carbon-nitrogen hydrolase family protein produces the protein MKISIVQMNSQGDKAANIAAAKDLVAEAAKDDPDLIVLPEYWALLGDTPADFHASAEEFPDGEAYSTMTDLAREHEVTLHGGSIVERAGNKFYNTTVVFGPHGGEIARYRKIHLFDVDVPGGVSHRESATIAPGSDIVTYQCKGRMVGCAICYDIRFPELFRALRDRGAEVIVLPAAFTLMTGKDHWEVLARARAIETQTHFVAVGQYGSHAGGRKACFGHSMVIDPWGHVTTQMGDHVGHATGTLNHEYRDRVRQNVPVHNHHVL, from the coding sequence GTGAAGATTTCTATCGTTCAGATGAACTCCCAGGGAGACAAGGCCGCCAATATCGCGGCGGCAAAGGACTTGGTGGCTGAGGCCGCCAAAGACGATCCCGATCTCATCGTGCTGCCGGAATATTGGGCGTTGCTGGGCGACACCCCGGCGGACTTCCACGCCAGCGCCGAGGAATTTCCCGACGGCGAAGCCTATAGCACGATGACCGATCTTGCCCGCGAGCACGAAGTGACGCTGCATGGCGGAAGCATCGTCGAGAGAGCCGGTAACAAGTTCTACAACACCACCGTCGTCTTTGGGCCGCACGGCGGCGAGATCGCACGCTACCGGAAGATCCATCTGTTCGATGTTGATGTGCCGGGCGGGGTGAGTCACCGGGAGAGTGCGACGATCGCGCCGGGGTCGGACATCGTCACCTACCAATGCAAGGGCCGCATGGTGGGCTGCGCCATCTGCTACGACATCCGCTTCCCCGAGCTCTTCCGCGCCCTGCGCGACCGGGGAGCGGAGGTAATCGTCCTGCCCGCTGCCTTCACCCTGATGACGGGCAAGGACCACTGGGAGGTGCTCGCCCGCGCAAGGGCGATCGAGACGCAGACGCATTTCGTCGCCGTCGGCCAGTACGGCAGCCATGCCGGGGGCAGGAAGGCCTGCTTTGGCCACAGCATGGTGATCGACCCATGGGGCCATGTCACCACCCAGATGGGCGACCACGTGGGTCACGCCACGGGCACTCTCAACCACGAATATCGCGACCGCGTGCGGCAGAACGTGCCGGTCCACAACCATCACGTTCTGTGA
- a CDS encoding LysR family transcriptional regulator yields the protein MNLTFLETFVWAARLKSFTLTAERMNATQAAVSARIAALERELGVKLFYREPREVRLTPDGVSALERAEGLVRAAQELVRDIGAQERLRGTVRIGAIDTISHSWLIDLIKRSKTLYPHINIELTADTSLRLTDMLLGNELDVALIMGPVLQPDVINIDLCTYACNWTASPDLGLHGRQLDVDDLASFPIISFPKGSQPHEALRRYFHRHLEAGTVLYATNSLATIIRMTIDGIGVAAIPPPAMSRELRRGELVPLNVRQPFPPMSFQAVYVDSPTFLLPAAVANLAREVAREFCSRIDPSQAW from the coding sequence ATGAACCTGACATTTCTTGAAACCTTCGTCTGGGCTGCGCGCCTCAAGAGCTTTACTCTCACCGCCGAGCGCATGAACGCTACCCAGGCTGCCGTCTCGGCGCGGATAGCCGCGTTGGAGCGGGAACTCGGGGTCAAGCTCTTCTACCGCGAGCCGCGCGAGGTAAGGCTTACGCCCGACGGGGTCTCCGCGCTGGAACGCGCCGAAGGCCTGGTGCGGGCGGCGCAGGAACTCGTTCGGGATATCGGCGCCCAGGAGAGGTTGCGCGGAACGGTGCGGATCGGCGCCATAGATACGATCTCGCACAGCTGGCTCATCGATCTCATCAAGAGATCCAAGACGCTTTATCCGCACATCAATATCGAACTGACTGCCGACACCAGCCTGCGGCTGACCGACATGCTTTTGGGCAACGAGCTCGACGTCGCGTTGATCATGGGTCCAGTGCTGCAGCCCGACGTGATCAATATCGACCTGTGTACTTATGCGTGCAACTGGACAGCCTCGCCGGATCTCGGCCTGCATGGGCGCCAGCTCGATGTGGACGACCTTGCCTCGTTTCCGATCATCTCCTTTCCCAAGGGATCGCAGCCGCACGAGGCGCTGCGCCGCTATTTCCATCGCCACCTGGAAGCCGGCACCGTCCTCTACGCGACCAATTCGCTGGCCACCATCATACGCATGACGATCGACGGGATCGGCGTGGCGGCCATTCCGCCGCCGGCTATGAGCCGCGAGCTGCGGCGTGGCGAACTCGTTCCCCTCAATGTCCGTCAACCTTTTCCGCCCATGAGTTTCCAGGCGGTCTATGTGGACAGCCCGACCTTCCTGCTGCCCGCTGCGGTGGCCAATCTGGCGCGCGAGGTGGCGCGGGAGTTCTGTAGTCGCATCGATCCGTCGCAAGCGTGGTGA
- a CDS encoding dihydrofolate reductase family protein — translation MAKLVVSILSSLDNYCAGPGGRLDALPMGPAFDAHNLELLRRAGTLLFGAVTFPMFEAYWPNVDRGPTSDPVQREIAERVDATRKIVVSDTLVVSRSSPWADAEVVSREHAYAWIADLKAQAGEDLLIFGSHILFNGLLAHGLVDELHLLVGNVVLGEGVRTFEPGLSASFKLLGQRRLAGSDIAALHYDCRAH, via the coding sequence ATGGCCAAGCTCGTCGTCAGTATTCTGAGTTCCCTCGACAACTACTGCGCCGGCCCGGGTGGCCGGCTTGATGCGCTGCCAATGGGGCCGGCGTTCGACGCTCACAACCTCGAGCTCTTGCGCAGGGCTGGTACGCTGCTTTTCGGTGCCGTCACTTTCCCCATGTTCGAGGCTTATTGGCCAAATGTCGATCGCGGTCCGACCAGCGACCCGGTGCAACGCGAGATCGCCGAGCGTGTTGACGCGACACGCAAGATTGTCGTTAGCGACACGCTGGTCGTGTCGCGAAGTTCTCCTTGGGCGGATGCCGAGGTCGTGAGCCGCGAACACGCATATGCGTGGATCGCTGATCTCAAGGCTCAAGCTGGCGAAGACCTGCTGATCTTTGGCAGTCACATTCTTTTCAATGGCTTGCTTGCGCATGGCTTGGTCGATGAGCTTCACCTTCTGGTGGGCAATGTCGTGTTGGGTGAGGGCGTGCGCACATTCGAACCCGGCCTGAGCGCATCGTTCAAGCTGCTGGGCCAGCGTCGGCTCGCAGGCTCAGATATAGCAGCCTTGCACTACGACTGTCGCGCGCACTGA